A window of Shewanella mesophila contains these coding sequences:
- the parE gene encoding DNA topoisomerase IV subunit B, whose translation MTNQYTSDSIEVLNGLDPVKRRPGMYTDTSRPNHLGQEVIDNSVDEALAGHATKIDVILHKDNSLEVIDDGRGMPVDIHPEEGISGVELILTKLHAGGKFSNENYQFSGGLHGVGISVVNALSNRVEITVRRNGQVYDMAFEHGDKVEDLVVTGTCGRRNTGTRVHFWPTASYFDSPNFSIPKLIYLLRAKAVLCPGLRIKFSNKQSGETEEWFYESGLTDYLQASVNGAEMLPKEPFIGTMTGNTEAVDWAITWLPEGGDYLNESYVNLIPTPLGGTHVNGFRQGLLEAMREFCEFRNLIPRGIKLSPEDIWDRCSFILSIKMQDPQFAGQTKEKLSSRQSAAFVSGIVRDAFSLWLNTNTEQAEALAELCINNAQKRLKAAKKVARKKVTSGPALPGKLTDCSGQDPMRGELFLVEGDSAGGSAKQARDREFQAIMPLRGKILNTWEVEASQVLASQEVHDISVAIGCDPDSSDISELRYGKICILADADSDGLHIATLLCALFMQHYKVLVEKGHIYVAMPPLFRIDIGKEVFYALDEAEKQGILDRITAEKKKGKVQVTRFKGLGEMNPLQLRETTMDPNTRRLVQLTIEDGDDTMALMDMLLAKKRSGDRKTWLETKGDLALLID comes from the coding sequence ATGACTAACCAATACACCTCTGATTCAATTGAAGTCCTCAATGGGCTCGACCCTGTAAAACGCAGACCCGGCATGTACACAGATACCTCTCGTCCTAATCATTTGGGACAAGAGGTTATCGATAACAGTGTTGATGAAGCATTGGCTGGTCATGCGACCAAGATCGATGTGATTCTCCATAAAGATAACTCGTTAGAGGTTATCGATGATGGTCGTGGTATGCCCGTGGATATTCACCCTGAAGAGGGGATCTCAGGCGTCGAGTTGATCCTAACTAAGCTGCATGCGGGTGGTAAGTTTTCTAATGAGAACTATCAGTTTTCAGGGGGCTTACATGGCGTAGGGATCTCGGTGGTTAACGCGTTATCTAATCGCGTTGAGATCACGGTTAGGCGTAATGGCCAAGTCTATGACATGGCATTTGAACACGGTGATAAAGTTGAAGACTTAGTCGTTACAGGTACCTGCGGTCGACGTAATACAGGCACTCGAGTGCATTTTTGGCCAACGGCCAGCTATTTTGATTCGCCTAACTTTTCAATTCCAAAATTAATCTATTTGCTACGCGCCAAGGCGGTATTGTGCCCTGGATTGCGAATTAAATTCTCTAATAAACAGTCTGGTGAAACCGAAGAGTGGTTTTATGAAAGTGGCTTGACCGACTATTTACAAGCGTCTGTTAATGGCGCTGAGATGTTACCGAAAGAACCCTTTATCGGCACCATGACAGGTAACACCGAAGCGGTTGATTGGGCGATAACTTGGTTACCCGAAGGTGGTGACTATCTTAACGAGAGTTATGTTAACCTCATTCCAACGCCGCTTGGCGGAACTCATGTTAATGGTTTTCGACAAGGTTTGTTAGAAGCCATGCGCGAATTCTGTGAGTTTCGCAATCTAATTCCTCGTGGTATTAAGCTTTCACCTGAGGATATCTGGGATCGCTGTAGCTTCATTTTATCGATTAAGATGCAAGATCCGCAGTTTGCGGGGCAAACTAAAGAGAAATTATCGAGCCGTCAAAGTGCGGCATTTGTGTCGGGAATTGTCCGTGATGCTTTTAGTCTATGGCTTAATACCAATACAGAGCAGGCTGAAGCATTAGCTGAACTGTGTATTAACAATGCACAAAAACGTCTAAAAGCAGCAAAGAAGGTTGCACGTAAAAAGGTAACCTCTGGACCTGCGCTTCCCGGAAAACTGACCGATTGTAGTGGTCAAGATCCGATGCGAGGCGAACTGTTTTTGGTCGAGGGTGACTCGGCTGGTGGTAGTGCGAAACAGGCTCGAGATCGCGAGTTTCAGGCGATCATGCCACTGCGAGGTAAGATTCTTAATACTTGGGAGGTCGAGGCGTCTCAGGTGCTTGCATCCCAAGAGGTACATGACATTTCAGTTGCCATAGGATGTGATCCTGACAGCAGTGATATCTCTGAACTGCGCTACGGTAAAATTTGTATTCTAGCCGATGCCGACTCCGATGGACTGCATATTGCTACTCTGCTTTGTGCTCTTTTTATGCAGCATTACAAAGTCTTAGTCGAGAAGGGCCATATTTATGTGGCCATGCCACCTCTGTTTCGAATCGATATTGGTAAAGAGGTTTTTTACGCGCTAGACGAAGCCGAGAAGCAAGGTATTTTGGATCGTATAACGGCAGAGAAAAAGAAAGGTAAAGTTCAGGTAACTCGCTTTAAAGGTTTGGGTGAGATGAATCCATTGCAGTTACGCGAAACCACAATGGATCCTAATACTCGTCGTTTGGTTCAGCTAACGATTGAAGACGGTGATGATACTATGGCGCTGATGGACATGTTATTGGCCAAGAAGCGTTCAGGAGACAGAAAAACTTGGTTAGAGACCAAAGGTGATTTGGCCCTTTTGATAGACTAA
- a CDS encoding PQQ-dependent sugar dehydrogenase — protein sequence MSCRFSLALVTLVAAIVSVSASAESQPIMITVTKGFGLSLYASDLGDAKQMALGDKGTLFVGTHKSGMIQALVDSNADGRVDKRYVVAKGLEYPEALAFHNGDLYVAEEERIIRYVDIENRLRRPGRGKEVYDRLPGKPNKSHRAMHFGPDGRLYVSVGAPCNVCEPQAPFGSIIAIDVDTGSSEQIATGIRNVTGFDWSPVDDKLWFADLGRNWMGDRLPPDEINRVDSVGAHYGFPYVHATSVLEPSYEKPKSLKVTPPVFELPAHVAPMGLMFYRGKQFPEKYHDQMFVAENGSWNRSSKIGYQVTMLTIEDNEVTDRQTVVSFLDGEFPVARPYSLLTSPDGAMYISDDLKGNVYRLFYKDNNAQESDASEQQDQNQ from the coding sequence ATGAGTTGTAGGTTTTCTTTAGCCCTAGTGACCTTGGTGGCAGCGATTGTTTCAGTCTCGGCAAGCGCCGAAAGTCAGCCCATTATGATCACAGTGACTAAAGGGTTTGGCCTGTCTTTATATGCCTCGGATTTGGGGGATGCAAAGCAGATGGCGCTCGGGGATAAGGGTACACTGTTTGTTGGCACCCATAAATCGGGCATGATCCAAGCATTAGTCGATAGCAATGCCGATGGCAGAGTGGATAAGCGCTACGTTGTAGCCAAGGGGCTTGAATATCCAGAAGCACTAGCGTTCCATAATGGCGATCTCTATGTCGCCGAAGAGGAACGTATTATTCGTTACGTCGATATTGAAAATCGTTTGCGTCGTCCAGGGCGCGGTAAGGAGGTCTACGATCGCTTGCCTGGTAAGCCCAACAAGAGTCACCGAGCGATGCATTTTGGACCAGATGGTCGTCTCTATGTCTCTGTCGGCGCGCCATGCAATGTCTGTGAGCCTCAAGCGCCGTTTGGCAGTATTATCGCTATCGATGTCGACACGGGCAGCAGTGAGCAAATCGCGACTGGCATACGCAATGTCACTGGATTTGACTGGTCTCCAGTAGATGATAAATTGTGGTTTGCCGACTTAGGACGCAACTGGATGGGTGACAGGCTCCCACCCGATGAGATTAATCGTGTGGATAGCGTGGGCGCACATTATGGTTTTCCTTATGTTCATGCTACCAGTGTGCTGGAACCATCCTATGAAAAGCCAAAAAGTTTAAAGGTGACCCCGCCAGTATTTGAGTTGCCTGCCCACGTTGCACCTATGGGATTAATGTTTTATCGAGGTAAGCAATTTCCCGAAAAATATCATGATCAGATGTTCGTTGCCGAGAATGGTTCATGGAACCGATCGAGCAAAATCGGCTATCAAGTGACTATGTTGACTATTGAAGACAATGAGGTCACCGATCGTCAAACTGTCGTCAGTTTTCTTGACGGCGAATTTCCCGTTGCAAGACCTTATAGCTTGTTAACGTCCCCCGATGGTGCAATGTATATTTCTGATGATTTGAAAGGCAATGTTTATCGCTTGTTTTATAAAGATAACAATGCCCAAGAGAGTGATGCGAGTGAACAACAGGATCAAAACCAATGA
- the parC gene encoding DNA topoisomerase IV subunit A: MSDAIDLSLDGVEQMPLRRFTEEAYLNYSMYVIMDRALPHIGDGLKPVQRRIIYAMSELGLSAQSKHKKSARTVGDVLGKYHPHGDSACYEAMVLMAQPFSYRYPLVDGQGNWGAPDDPKSFAAMRYTEARLSKFSEVLLTELGQGTVDWGVNFDGTMKEPLVLPARLPHILLNGITGIAVGMATDVPPHNARELVSACIELLDNPKTELERIMELVPGPDYPTEAEIITPKADIAKIYSTGRGSIKARAVYTIEAGEIVITALPHQASSGKILEQIAAQMQAKKLPMVADLRDESDHESPVRMVVVPRSNRVDCDQLMAHLFATTDLEKNFRVNLNVLGLNGRPQVKGLKQLLTEWLEFRLTTVRRRLEHRLDKVLARLHILDALMIAFLNIDEVIEIIRYNDDPKAELMSRFSLTDEQANAILDLKLRHLAKLEEFKIKGEQSELEAERDKLELLLSSDRRMKTLIKKELMQDAENYGDDRRSPLVERSESKALTEQELMPAEAVTVVLSEKGWVRCAKGHDIDPTTLSYKAGDGFLCAASGRSNHPTVFIGTTGRAFATDTHTLPSARSQGEPLTTRFQLSPGETIEHALIGEDGHCYLLASDAGYGFIGDYKDMVSRNKAGKALLSLPANAKVLPPKRVDKSRNESILAITNEGRMLLFSVDALPQLSKGKGNKVIGIPSERAKSREELLTHLHVVPEDTPVTLWAGKRKLTLKASDLEHYRGERGRRGAKLPRGLQRVDKVELGDDEAVL, translated from the coding sequence ATGAGTGATGCGATAGATTTAAGCCTCGATGGCGTCGAGCAGATGCCACTGAGACGTTTCACCGAAGAAGCTTATCTTAATTACTCAATGTACGTCATCATGGATCGTGCATTGCCCCATATCGGCGATGGTTTAAAGCCAGTTCAACGCCGAATTATTTATGCCATGAGTGAACTTGGACTCTCGGCTCAATCGAAGCATAAGAAGTCTGCTCGTACTGTGGGTGATGTGTTAGGTAAGTATCATCCTCACGGTGATAGTGCCTGTTACGAAGCTATGGTGCTGATGGCACAGCCATTCTCCTATCGTTATCCGTTAGTCGATGGTCAAGGTAACTGGGGGGCACCAGATGATCCTAAGTCATTTGCGGCGATGCGTTATACCGAAGCTCGTCTGTCTAAGTTTTCAGAAGTCTTATTAACCGAACTGGGCCAGGGAACGGTAGATTGGGGCGTTAACTTTGACGGCACCATGAAAGAACCCTTGGTTTTGCCAGCACGTCTGCCTCATATCCTACTCAATGGCATTACGGGGATTGCCGTGGGGATGGCGACAGATGTGCCGCCTCACAATGCTCGTGAATTAGTGAGCGCCTGTATTGAGTTGCTCGATAACCCCAAGACCGAACTCGAACGCATAATGGAGTTGGTGCCAGGGCCTGATTATCCTACCGAAGCCGAAATTATTACGCCTAAGGCTGATATCGCTAAGATATACAGTACTGGGCGCGGTTCTATCAAGGCGCGCGCGGTGTACACCATAGAAGCGGGTGAAATTGTAATTACCGCATTGCCTCATCAAGCCAGCAGTGGCAAGATTTTAGAACAGATAGCGGCACAGATGCAGGCGAAGAAGCTGCCTATGGTTGCCGATCTTCGTGACGAGTCCGATCATGAAAGTCCAGTTCGTATGGTGGTGGTGCCGCGTTCAAATAGGGTCGATTGCGATCAGTTGATGGCGCATCTGTTTGCGACCACAGATCTTGAAAAGAATTTCCGCGTCAATCTTAATGTACTTGGTCTAAATGGTCGCCCACAGGTCAAGGGGCTTAAGCAGCTACTTACCGAATGGCTCGAATTTAGATTAACGACGGTAAGGCGTCGTTTAGAACATAGACTCGATAAGGTATTAGCAAGATTACATATTCTTGATGCCTTGATGATAGCGTTTCTCAATATTGATGAAGTGATTGAGATCATCCGTTATAACGATGATCCTAAAGCTGAGTTGATGTCGCGTTTTAGCCTGACTGATGAACAAGCCAACGCGATCCTTGACCTGAAACTACGCCATCTGGCTAAGCTTGAAGAGTTTAAAATTAAGGGTGAGCAAAGCGAACTTGAAGCCGAGCGTGACAAGCTAGAGTTGCTGCTTAGTTCAGATCGTCGCATGAAGACCTTGATCAAAAAAGAGCTGATGCAAGACGCTGAAAACTATGGTGACGATAGACGTTCGCCGCTGGTCGAGCGCAGCGAATCTAAGGCGTTGACCGAACAAGAGTTGATGCCAGCCGAAGCGGTAACGGTTGTATTATCTGAAAAAGGCTGGGTACGTTGCGCGAAAGGGCATGATATTGATCCGACAACGTTATCTTACAAGGCGGGTGATGGCTTCCTTTGTGCGGCGTCGGGGCGAAGTAATCATCCGACCGTCTTTATTGGTACAACCGGACGAGCATTTGCAACAGATACGCACACCTTGCCATCGGCCCGTAGTCAAGGCGAACCGTTAACCACACGTTTCCAGCTCTCGCCGGGTGAAACCATCGAGCATGCCTTGATCGGCGAAGATGGCCATTGCTATTTGCTGGCCTCGGATGCAGGCTATGGCTTTATTGGTGACTACAAAGATATGGTATCGCGTAATAAGGCGGGTAAAGCGCTATTGAGTTTGCCTGCTAACGCTAAGGTGTTGCCACCTAAGCGGGTAGATAAATCTCGTAATGAATCGATTCTGGCTATAACCAACGAAGGTCGGATGCTACTCTTCTCTGTCGATGCGCTTCCACAGTTATCCAAAGGCAAGGGCAACAAGGTGATAGGCATTCCGAGTGAACGCGCTAAGAGTCGTGAAGAACTATTGACTCATCTACATGTGGTACCAGAGGATACCCCTGTCACGTTATGGGCGGGTAAGCGTAAACTCACCTTGAAGGCGAGTGATCTTGAACATTATCGCGGCGAACGTGGACGTCGAGGTGCGAAATTACCAAGAGGACTACAGCGTGTCGATAAAGTTGAATTAGGCGATGATGAGGCTGTTCTATAG
- a CDS encoding bacterioferritin-associated ferredoxin, giving the protein MYVCLCYAITDTQIKQAVDQGDSSLADVKQRLGVGSQCGKCTRMASEIIQARLDVVPNFYEVA; this is encoded by the coding sequence ATGTATGTTTGCTTATGCTATGCCATCACTGACACCCAGATAAAACAGGCTGTCGACCAAGGCGATTCCTCGTTGGCGGATGTTAAACAGCGCCTAGGCGTTGGTAGCCAGTGTGGCAAATGTACTCGTATGGCGAGTGAGATTATCCAAGCAAGATTGGATGTAGTGCCTAACTTCTATGAAGTCGCCTAA
- a CDS encoding D-2-hydroxyacid dehydrogenase — MEHRLMLLTSDNQKYRELLTSCHLPNLTILGDDPQSILTADIWLAEPPLAAPLIGHAKSITWLQSTYAGVDLLIKPRLRRDYLLTNIKGIFGPLMSEYLFGYLLAHQRHHQQYKSQQAEKIWRPGNFKTLQGQHLLLLGTGSIAQHIAQTAKHFGMHVTGINRGAKPTIGFDHIDTLANLPQHIAQADAIAAILPSTPDTQGILDQQTLGLLKDDAILFNLGRGDVLDLDALHKELSKRKQLQAILDVFNQEPLPQEHPIWSLNNVIITPHIAAPSLPEQVVEIFANNYHKLINNEPLNNQVNFERGY; from the coding sequence ATGGAACACAGACTGATGCTCCTCACCAGTGACAATCAAAAATATCGAGAACTCCTCACCTCATGCCATTTGCCTAACTTAACCATACTCGGTGATGATCCCCAAAGTATCTTAACAGCAGATATTTGGCTTGCGGAGCCTCCTTTAGCTGCGCCGCTAATTGGACATGCCAAAAGCATTACTTGGCTGCAATCGACTTATGCAGGGGTGGACCTGTTAATCAAACCTCGGCTACGTAGGGATTACTTACTCACTAATATTAAAGGCATTTTTGGCCCCTTGATGAGTGAATATCTGTTTGGATATCTGCTTGCACATCAACGTCATCACCAACAATATAAATCACAGCAAGCAGAAAAAATATGGCGACCAGGGAATTTTAAAACCCTGCAAGGACAACATTTATTGTTACTCGGTACAGGCAGTATTGCGCAGCATATTGCACAAACGGCCAAACACTTTGGTATGCATGTGACTGGCATCAACAGAGGCGCCAAGCCGACCATAGGCTTTGACCATATAGACACCTTAGCCAACTTACCTCAACATATTGCTCAAGCGGATGCGATTGCTGCTATTTTACCCAGTACGCCGGACACTCAGGGTATTTTAGACCAACAGACGTTAGGCCTACTCAAAGATGATGCTATCCTATTCAATCTCGGTCGTGGTGATGTGCTCGATCTTGATGCTCTCCACAAAGAGTTAAGTAAGCGTAAACAACTGCAAGCTATTTTAGATGTGTTTAATCAGGAGCCTTTGCCGCAAGAGCACCCCATATGGTCACTCAACAATGTGATTATTACTCCGCATATTGCGGCGCCAAGTCTTCCAGAACAAGTCGTCGAAATATTTGCCAATAACTATCACAAGCTCATCAATAATGAGCCATTGAACAATCAAGTCAATTTTGAACGAGGATATTAA
- a CDS encoding glycerophosphodiester phosphodiesterase, which yields MRVFAHRGASGYAPENTLAAIKKAIELGITAIEIDVHNVEGELCVFHDRRLDGKSSGTGLIEEVSQSYLASLNVDGEPIPKLWELLVYLQDFDSLLNIELKGMRSLKPFLNLYPQILTKLNFKPEQLLISSFNHHFIKAVKQQYPHALVAPLLEGIPEDDAAIVSHLEAYSLHLSLSFITAELVADAHRRGAKVYVYTVDNPEDINYLMGLGVDGIFSNYPDLSQQTIDSY from the coding sequence ATGCGAGTATTTGCACATCGTGGGGCCAGCGGTTACGCCCCCGAAAACACCTTAGCCGCAATTAAGAAGGCGATTGAACTTGGCATCACAGCTATTGAGATAGATGTGCATAATGTCGAGGGTGAGTTATGCGTATTTCATGACAGACGCCTCGATGGCAAAAGCAGTGGCACAGGCCTGATTGAAGAGGTGAGCCAAAGCTATTTAGCATCACTCAACGTCGATGGTGAGCCGATACCTAAACTCTGGGAATTACTCGTTTACCTGCAAGATTTTGATAGCTTATTAAATATTGAATTAAAAGGAATGAGATCGCTTAAACCTTTTCTAAACTTGTACCCTCAGATATTAACCAAGCTCAACTTTAAGCCAGAGCAATTGCTTATATCCTCTTTTAATCATCATTTTATTAAAGCTGTTAAGCAACAATACCCTCACGCATTAGTTGCGCCTTTACTCGAAGGTATTCCAGAAGATGATGCAGCAATCGTCAGTCACTTAGAAGCCTATTCACTGCATCTCAGTTTAAGCTTTATTACAGCGGAGCTAGTTGCCGATGCCCATCGACGCGGTGCTAAAGTCTATGTTTATACTGTCGATAACCCAGAAGATATCAACTACCTAATGGGTTTGGGTGTCGATGGGATTTTTAGTAACTATCCAGACTTAAGCCAACAAACTATCGATAGTTATTAA
- a CDS encoding mechanosensitive ion channel domain-containing protein, with the protein MFRISLIFLCLFSISTYANSPLSLDKRLGLGPSNPVAEKSIEEQLALLETQISEQSSLQASFEAIQNQYHGKKRLLNEQLKEADSALTWQQNHDLGQQASMAYLRLSELKETEANLSQQINQQIQRQHQLPELITQANLTVAQYKKTATDKNNLVIEAQKRLASQNLSTLEAELASSQKQIALNQLQLNVVRRQLLQQERLIEELNSAISIARHKTTAATIAASQIERLVTDDTVALKLNEQNRAYSEQLQQLTQDMTLVATKQEQAETQYQFQAKQLTNIQQQIALVKLNSAFGERFLRILSSLPKPPNQDHISNEIANARLSRYQIEQDQALYTGTIDPEIEQTQLQTKLLASQQQLQHQLLENYDLYIGELAELRVIYEQLGQQYRTLKTTLNEHLFWVANANSIDRFWFSDLLQSSQWLLTKAPWQQLSESLSEQGSLWSGWLILLVLCLVTQDLLTPIFHRTMNHNAAFVGNVTQDKFIYTFSALITSILYSAIKPLPVIAAGVIFFLSNQNLVSSVGMAMLTVGALYWLYRITHLLALDNGILIGHFKGDAKLIHATQERLHSFTLITMPIIGILGFTEILETSMIRNSIGRGAFILFAIMLFWFYKDILQLSKQEHQYHQDDKNKRLLQKALWAVLLILPVACAILAFRGYYYTAFQMLLQLQLSLILSLSFMLLYLLIKRWMLIERRRIAFNRAKAKRAEILAQREKEDDSPNNEQGDTYEEPVVDLETISSQSLGLVRSLLTLAFLISLIGLWTQTHSAVFSFLDGITLWTSSTVVDGISQQLPITLKSLLLGLIIVGFSLMVATNLPGLLELMILQRLDLSQGTGFAVTTVTRYLVVFFGMLSGFSTLGMEWSKLQWLVAALSVGLGFGLQEIFANFISGLIILFEKPVRIGDTITIRDLSGTVSKIQIRATTIVDWDRKEIIIPNKAFITEQLINWSLSDPITRVIVHVSVARDSDPAKVEAVLYQAVKECEEALLTPEPEVWFAGFGKHTQDYEIRAYAKDMSARWPLRHTLHNKVSKKLKENHLELAYPQLEVHIKGNQTKETQGLIRS; encoded by the coding sequence ATGTTTCGTATTTCACTGATTTTTTTGTGCCTTTTTTCCATCAGCACCTATGCTAATTCGCCGCTTTCTCTTGATAAGCGATTAGGCCTCGGACCATCCAATCCCGTTGCAGAAAAATCAATAGAAGAGCAACTCGCCTTACTTGAAACCCAAATTAGTGAACAAAGCTCTCTACAAGCGAGTTTTGAAGCAATTCAAAATCAATACCATGGCAAGAAACGACTTCTCAATGAGCAGCTCAAAGAAGCGGATTCTGCATTGACCTGGCAGCAAAACCACGATCTTGGTCAGCAAGCGTCTATGGCTTATTTACGCCTTTCAGAGCTTAAAGAAACTGAAGCGAATCTGAGCCAACAGATCAACCAACAGATCCAACGCCAACATCAACTTCCAGAGCTGATCACCCAAGCAAACCTGACTGTGGCCCAATACAAAAAAACGGCGACCGATAAGAATAATCTAGTGATTGAAGCGCAAAAACGGCTTGCTAGCCAAAACTTGTCAACATTAGAAGCGGAACTTGCGAGCAGCCAGAAACAGATAGCACTAAACCAATTGCAACTGAACGTGGTTCGTCGGCAGTTGCTTCAACAAGAGCGTCTAATCGAAGAGCTTAATAGTGCGATCTCGATTGCCCGTCACAAAACGACGGCGGCAACTATTGCAGCAAGCCAAATAGAGCGATTAGTCACCGATGACACGGTTGCACTTAAACTCAACGAACAGAATCGAGCCTACAGCGAACAATTACAACAGCTCACTCAGGATATGACACTGGTTGCGACTAAGCAGGAGCAGGCTGAAACTCAGTATCAATTTCAGGCAAAGCAACTGACCAATATTCAGCAGCAAATAGCCTTAGTTAAACTTAACTCTGCATTTGGAGAACGCTTTTTACGGATTTTGTCTTCTCTCCCCAAGCCACCCAATCAGGACCACATTAGCAATGAGATAGCAAATGCACGCCTATCACGCTATCAAATAGAGCAAGATCAAGCCTTATATACTGGTACGATTGACCCTGAGATAGAGCAGACTCAACTGCAGACTAAACTGCTTGCCTCTCAACAGCAACTTCAGCATCAACTGCTGGAAAACTATGATCTCTATATAGGTGAACTCGCAGAACTACGTGTTATTTATGAACAGTTAGGCCAACAGTATCGCACCCTAAAAACCACGTTAAATGAGCACCTTTTTTGGGTTGCAAATGCCAACAGCATAGATCGTTTCTGGTTTAGCGATCTGCTACAAAGCAGCCAATGGCTATTAACAAAAGCACCATGGCAACAGCTGTCGGAGTCCCTATCTGAACAAGGTTCATTATGGTCAGGCTGGCTGATCCTCTTAGTGCTATGTCTAGTCACCCAAGATCTGCTGACACCTATTTTTCACCGCACTATGAACCACAACGCCGCATTTGTCGGTAATGTAACCCAAGATAAATTTATCTATACCTTTTCGGCGCTCATCACCTCGATATTATATAGCGCGATTAAACCTCTTCCAGTCATTGCTGCGGGGGTTATCTTCTTCCTCTCTAACCAGAACTTAGTCTCATCGGTTGGTATGGCAATGCTCACTGTTGGCGCGCTTTATTGGCTGTATAGAATCACCCACCTGCTGGCATTAGATAACGGCATATTAATTGGCCACTTCAAGGGAGATGCCAAACTCATTCATGCAACTCAAGAGCGCTTGCATAGCTTTACTCTCATCACTATGCCAATCATAGGCATTCTTGGTTTTACAGAAATACTCGAGACCTCGATGATCAGAAATAGCATAGGTAGAGGCGCATTTATCCTATTTGCCATCATGTTGTTTTGGTTTTACAAAGATATATTGCAACTATCGAAACAAGAGCATCAGTACCATCAAGACGATAAAAATAAACGCTTGTTGCAGAAAGCACTTTGGGCTGTACTGCTCATCCTCCCTGTAGCCTGTGCCATATTGGCTTTTAGAGGCTATTACTACACCGCATTTCAGATGTTACTGCAGCTGCAACTATCGCTCATCCTATCCTTAAGTTTTATGCTGTTATATCTATTAATTAAGCGGTGGATGCTTATTGAGCGCAGACGTATTGCGTTTAACCGTGCGAAAGCCAAACGTGCTGAAATATTAGCGCAACGAGAGAAAGAGGATGACAGCCCAAACAACGAACAAGGCGATACCTATGAAGAGCCTGTCGTTGATCTAGAAACCATATCGAGCCAATCTTTAGGTTTGGTACGCTCATTACTGACTTTGGCGTTCTTGATAAGCTTAATCGGTTTGTGGACTCAGACACATAGTGCTGTGTTCTCCTTCCTAGATGGCATCACCCTATGGACCAGCTCAACGGTTGTCGATGGTATTTCTCAGCAGTTACCCATCACTTTAAAATCCTTACTATTAGGCCTAATTATTGTTGGCTTCTCTTTGATGGTCGCCACCAATTTACCTGGTCTGCTCGAGTTGATGATATTACAACGCCTCGATCTCTCTCAGGGAACGGGTTTTGCCGTCACAACGGTCACTCGATACCTAGTGGTTTTCTTTGGCATGCTTAGCGGCTTCTCGACGCTAGGGATGGAATGGTCCAAGCTACAGTGGTTAGTTGCCGCTTTATCTGTTGGTTTAGGCTTTGGTTTACAAGAGATTTTTGCCAACTTTATCTCTGGTCTCATTATTCTATTTGAAAAGCCGGTTCGTATCGGCGATACCATCACCATTCGCGATCTCTCTGGCACTGTGAGCAAGATCCAGATCAGGGCGACGACTATTGTTGATTGGGACAGAAAAGAGATCATTATTCCCAATAAAGCCTTTATTACAGAACAGCTAATTAACTGGTCGCTGTCAGATCCTATCACTCGCGTTATCGTCCATGTCTCTGTCGCTCGTGATTCGGATCCTGCAAAAGTTGAAGCCGTTTTATATCAGGCAGTTAAAGAGTGTGAGGAAGCCTTACTCACACCTGAGCCTGAAGTATGGTTTGCAGGTTTTGGCAAGCATACTCAAGATTATGAGATCCGTGCTTACGCTAAAGATATGAGCGCTCGCTGGCCGCTTCGGCATACGCTGCATAATAAGGTCAGTAAAAAATTGAAAGAGAACCATCTTGAGCTGGCTTACCCTCAATTAGAAGTTCATATTAAGGGTAATCAAACAAAAGAGACTCAAGGACTCATTAGAAGCTGA